A genomic stretch from Acetobacter ascendens includes:
- the tnpC gene encoding IS66 family transposase codes for MTHAPAVLPDDPDILREMIVSLQTEVARLSASARAYEALVQSLKIRIARLQKQKFGASSEKIDREIEQLELLLEDVKIAIAAADPSPDIREHDDSDGVVSSPRWRGKPKVSDTTPRERIVLDPGEACPACGGPLRLVGEDVTEILDFIAAKLKVVETARLKKSCRHCETMVQPEAPSRPVPRGMAGPGLLAHILVSKFDDHIPLYRQNEIFSRQGVDIPRSTLIDWCGQAVAVLRPLTDLIRQDVVKADLLHADDTPIQVLDPRLRQAGKPRGVKEGRIWTYLRDPRPWGGSDPPAVAYWFSPDRKGINPQTHLAQFRGILQADAYAGFRDLYKPDATGTVHVREAACWAHLRRAFHDVWKGSDSTIAREALEQIGELYDIERQLTGSPAPYRLAVRQEKSRPRVTAFHAWCETQLARIPGKGELAKAIRYALNRWAAFTLFLEDGRVAIDNNPAERAIRPVCVGRKNYLFAGSDAGGDNIADAMTLIESAKLSGINPHDYLADVLARINEHKINRLHELLPWNWQPLNTPHRQVA; via the coding sequence ATGACGCATGCGCCCGCGGTCCTGCCTGATGATCCAGATATCCTGAGGGAAATGATTGTTTCCCTGCAGACTGAAGTGGCTCGGCTTTCCGCTTCAGCCCGTGCGTATGAAGCTCTTGTCCAGTCTCTCAAAATCCGGATCGCGCGTCTTCAGAAACAGAAATTCGGGGCCAGTTCAGAAAAGATAGACCGTGAGATTGAACAGCTCGAACTGCTTCTTGAAGATGTGAAAATCGCCATCGCGGCAGCCGATCCTTCTCCTGACATCAGGGAGCACGATGACAGCGATGGTGTGGTCTCTTCCCCCAGATGGCGCGGCAAACCAAAGGTTTCCGACACGACACCACGGGAGCGTATTGTTCTCGACCCGGGCGAGGCCTGTCCCGCCTGTGGCGGTCCCCTACGCCTCGTTGGCGAAGATGTCACCGAAATACTGGACTTTATTGCGGCAAAACTGAAAGTTGTCGAAACGGCACGGCTGAAGAAATCCTGCCGTCATTGCGAAACAATGGTACAGCCTGAAGCACCGTCGCGCCCTGTCCCACGGGGCATGGCTGGCCCCGGGCTGCTGGCCCATATCCTGGTCTCAAAATTCGATGATCACATTCCGCTTTATCGTCAGAATGAGATCTTTTCCCGTCAGGGTGTGGACATTCCCCGTTCAACCCTGATCGACTGGTGTGGTCAGGCCGTTGCCGTTCTGCGTCCTCTCACAGATCTGATCCGTCAGGATGTCGTAAAGGCAGACCTGCTGCATGCCGATGATACACCCATCCAGGTTCTTGATCCTCGCCTGCGTCAGGCTGGGAAACCACGTGGTGTGAAGGAAGGGCGGATCTGGACCTATCTGCGCGATCCCCGCCCCTGGGGCGGGAGTGATCCGCCCGCCGTGGCCTACTGGTTCTCTCCCGATCGCAAGGGGATCAATCCCCAGACCCATCTGGCACAGTTCCGGGGCATTCTGCAGGCTGACGCCTACGCGGGGTTCAGGGATCTGTATAAACCCGATGCAACGGGAACCGTGCATGTGCGCGAAGCGGCCTGCTGGGCTCATCTCCGCAGGGCCTTCCATGATGTCTGGAAGGGCAGTGATTCGACAATCGCAAGGGAAGCACTCGAGCAGATCGGGGAACTCTACGATATCGAGCGGCAGCTCACCGGGTCTCCTGCTCCGTATCGTCTGGCTGTCCGACAGGAAAAAAGCCGCCCTCGTGTCACAGCATTCCACGCATGGTGCGAAACACAGCTCGCCCGTATCCCAGGCAAGGGGGAACTGGCAAAAGCAATCCGTTATGCGCTCAACCGGTGGGCAGCCTTTACCCTCTTCCTCGAAGATGGTCGTGTTGCCATCGACAACAATCCTGCCGAGCGGGCCATACGACCGGTATGCGTCGGGCGGAAAAACTATCTGTTTGCCGGTTCAGACGCCGGGGGCGACAACATCGCTGATGCCATGACGCTTATCGAAAGCGCAAAACTCTCAGGCATCAACCCGCACGATTACCTCGCCGACGTCCTGGCCCGTATCAACGAGCACAAGATCAATCGGCTCCACGAACTATTGCCATGGAATTGGCAACCCCTGAATACACCGCACAGACAGGTCGCATAA
- the tnpB gene encoding IS66 family insertion sequence element accessory protein TnpB (TnpB, as the term is used for proteins encoded by IS66 family insertion elements, is considered an accessory protein, since TnpC, encoded by a neighboring gene, is a DDE family transposase.) → MIGVGNGVRVYLACGVTDMRKGISGLAALAQDVLRQNPTSGALFAFRGRRGDRIKLLMWDGQGFCLYYKVLEKGRFPWPSPADGVARLTAAQMAMLWEGMEWRRPSWSAPPSRVA, encoded by the coding sequence ATGATTGGCGTGGGCAACGGTGTGCGCGTCTATCTGGCCTGCGGGGTTACGGATATGCGCAAGGGGATATCGGGTCTGGCTGCACTGGCACAGGACGTGCTGCGTCAGAACCCGACATCGGGAGCGCTCTTTGCCTTTCGTGGTCGCCGTGGGGACAGGATCAAGCTTCTGATGTGGGACGGTCAGGGGTTCTGTCTTTATTACAAGGTGCTTGAGAAGGGACGTTTTCCATGGCCCTCGCCGGCAGATGGCGTTGCACGCCTGACAGCCGCACAGATGGCCATGCTGTGGGAAGGCATGGAGTGGAGACGACCTTCCTGGTCTGCGCCACCGTCTCGCGTGGCCTGA
- the tnpA gene encoding IS66-like element accessory protein TnpA: MAQEILIGVERRRRWSDERKLAILAEVGVDGASVSDVARRHDLTRQHLYQWRTSFRHRLSSPDQSVAFVPVAAVKTPALVSGDDNEGLAIMLRNGRSIKVTGHPAEEFLAKIIRIAETA, encoded by the coding sequence ATGGCTCAAGAAATCCTGATTGGCGTTGAACGCCGTCGCCGCTGGTCGGATGAACGCAAGCTTGCGATACTGGCTGAAGTTGGTGTGGACGGGGCAAGTGTATCGGATGTGGCCCGTCGGCATGACCTGACCCGTCAACATCTTTACCAATGGCGGACGTCTTTCCGCCACAGACTGTCTTCCCCGGATCAGTCTGTGGCGTTTGTTCCTGTCGCTGCAGTGAAGACACCTGCTCTGGTCTCTGGCGATGATAATGAAGGGCTGGCCATTATGCTGCGTAATGGCCGCAGTATCAAGGTGACGGGACATCCTGCAGAAGAGTTTCTGGCGAAGATCATCCGGATTGCCGAGACAGCATGA
- a CDS encoding protein kinase domain-containing protein, whose translation MTMKNFPRSKFEELSDEDQGKILTNFINSEDVLKRMEGLSGTIVVMNNGNDVFPQKVSAKFPISKKSIPPNEAAIRFIREFELQSKAYYHPNIHWPHNFSFHLGTPVAYFRFWEGDLSKLINNDIIIDVEKIAIIIQILYGLIHLSKRNIVCHQDLKPENIFFRDYNKTHQLNSNQHIPLTPLIGDFGSVDLFKEHPIFRGTAPYCAPEQWKDKSEWNKSDLTEKTNIFTIGIMLFELISNGYHPEGSDFTPWHLGKGEAFKNLNRESKWREWINLGCPINANLDVCYKDIFDIVKNCMEIDPKKRPNPECLIEVLFESIKLRSNEFYEQVKLHTNYLNEIALDENWEFPSKQLSGVKSKVYSYYNIKQ comes from the coding sequence ATGACAATGAAAAATTTCCCCCGCAGCAAATTCGAAGAGTTATCAGATGAAGATCAGGGGAAAATACTCACAAATTTCATTAATTCTGAAGACGTTTTGAAAAGAATGGAAGGGCTTTCCGGAACAATTGTTGTCATGAATAATGGAAACGATGTTTTTCCTCAAAAAGTAAGTGCAAAGTTTCCGATATCAAAAAAAAGCATACCTCCCAATGAAGCTGCAATACGATTTATTAGAGAATTTGAATTGCAAAGTAAGGCTTATTATCATCCTAACATACATTGGCCTCATAATTTCAGTTTTCATCTTGGAACACCAGTCGCATATTTTAGATTTTGGGAAGGAGATTTGTCAAAATTAATTAATAACGACATTATAATTGATGTTGAAAAAATAGCCATTATAATCCAAATATTATACGGGTTAATACACCTCTCAAAACGAAATATAGTTTGCCATCAAGATTTAAAGCCAGAAAACATTTTTTTTCGTGATTATAATAAGACACATCAATTGAACTCCAATCAACACATACCCTTAACTCCACTTATTGGGGATTTTGGGAGTGTTGATTTATTTAAAGAACATCCAATATTCCGCGGAACAGCACCGTATTGCGCCCCAGAGCAATGGAAAGATAAATCTGAATGGAATAAATCGGATCTCACCGAGAAAACCAACATCTTTACTATTGGAATTATGCTTTTTGAGCTTATTAGCAATGGCTACCATCCAGAAGGGTCAGATTTTACTCCATGGCATCTAGGAAAAGGTGAAGCTTTTAAAAATCTTAATAGGGAAAGTAAATGGCGTGAGTGGATTAATTTAGGGTGTCCCATAAATGCTAATCTTGATGTATGCTATAAAGACATATTTGATATAGTTAAAAATTGCATGGAAATTGATCCTAAAAAACGGCCAAACCCAGAATGTTTAATCGAAGTTCTTTTTGAGAGCATCAAGTTACGGTCGAACGAATTCTATGAACAAGTGAAACTTCATACAAATTATCTGAATGAAATCGCTTTAGATGAAAATTGGGAATTTCCATCTAAACAACTTAGCGGCGTCAAATCAAAAGTGTATTCTTATTATAATATTAAACAATAG
- a CDS encoding AAA family ATPase has protein sequence MDGQDRDLSTEAAALADILRWSADIPAWQRDALRRLCGQAKLEPADLTSLVAICKGTNQGSPLDATHVRDPAASHAVVSLGALHGLSNVNALAPGERLSFGRAGLTVIYGDNGAGKSGYARVLKQLCRARSPKGDAILPNIYAADGGTPSAHVEFYIGGQKHNASWTQGSPTDAMLSAVSVFDSRTANVHVENTNDLAYTPLPLRILAGLAQACLDVKAKLAAEIKTLQEQTPAVLYNPECKPETEVGKLVAALSGKTKPETVEKLAGINVDEESQLQTLVTDLASDPARTLRQLQGHETHLKTTIDRLERLAAVVAEETRTALHDAYARLGTARQAVAAASANLFADEPLPDIGSDVWKSLWEAARDYSRASAYPEKGFPVTDAGAHCVLCQQPLSKEASKRLSSFEAFVQDESKRREEEAERVYEKALKDATSKGIAMSELPTIITLIRDDLGQETLATSVRREILVLAWRLRAILRMHRSETVPMLPPAVALSVNPLRSALSGLETRMNALRSETNSPQRIALIAERDGLADRKWLGVVLPDVLAQITRLKTIATLEKAGRDTATNKITKQSARIAQALVTNRLRGRFAVEVDKLGVAGLAIELQQAKTTAGVPFFQVRLINKPSEPVGKVLSEGEHRCVALAAFLAELSTIDAQSAIVFDDPVSSLDHLHRDRVATRLAEAGKSRQVVVFTHDMAFLLLLDEACRATKDLEATPVTYRLVSRGANNSGFCHQEPPATVMPLDKVLDGMKSHLSNVTIHYERGDQAKWLREVTSFQDQLRTTWERAVEEVVGPVIRRLSRKVDTTGLIKLTALTDGDCTTMREAFGRCSALLHSQPGEINPRIPAPSAIQTEIETLERWIANIRVRQEKVA, from the coding sequence ATGGACGGACAGGATAGAGATCTCTCCACTGAAGCGGCGGCTCTTGCTGACATCCTCAGATGGTCAGCGGACATCCCCGCTTGGCAACGGGACGCCCTACGGCGGCTATGTGGTCAGGCGAAGCTGGAGCCGGCGGACCTGACGTCGCTCGTGGCCATCTGCAAGGGCACCAACCAAGGCTCGCCGCTGGATGCGACCCACGTTCGAGATCCCGCCGCCAGCCATGCCGTCGTCAGTCTCGGTGCGCTGCACGGCCTGTCCAACGTCAACGCTCTCGCTCCAGGCGAACGTCTGTCCTTTGGAAGGGCTGGTCTGACAGTCATCTACGGCGACAACGGTGCCGGCAAGTCCGGCTATGCTCGTGTTCTGAAACAGCTCTGCAGGGCTCGCTCTCCCAAGGGTGATGCGATCCTACCTAACATCTACGCGGCCGATGGGGGCACGCCGTCCGCTCATGTCGAGTTTTATATTGGCGGTCAGAAGCACAACGCCTCATGGACGCAAGGCTCACCGACCGACGCGATGCTCTCGGCGGTCAGCGTATTCGATTCACGCACCGCCAATGTCCATGTCGAGAACACCAACGATCTTGCCTACACGCCTCTTCCTCTCCGCATCCTCGCCGGCCTCGCGCAGGCCTGCCTGGACGTGAAGGCTAAGCTCGCCGCCGAGATCAAGACCCTGCAGGAGCAAACGCCAGCCGTTCTTTACAACCCCGAGTGCAAGCCCGAAACCGAGGTCGGCAAGCTGGTCGCCGCCCTTTCAGGGAAGACCAAGCCTGAAACCGTCGAGAAATTGGCGGGCATCAATGTCGATGAGGAATCCCAGCTTCAGACTCTGGTCACTGATCTCGCCAGCGATCCGGCGCGCACGTTACGCCAGCTTCAGGGTCACGAGACCCACCTCAAGACGACCATTGACCGTCTGGAGCGTTTGGCGGCTGTCGTGGCTGAGGAAACCCGGACCGCACTGCACGACGCCTACGCACGTCTTGGTACGGCACGTCAGGCGGTCGCTGCTGCTTCCGCGAACCTCTTCGCCGACGAACCTCTGCCCGACATCGGGTCAGACGTGTGGAAGTCGCTCTGGGAGGCAGCCCGCGACTATTCCCGTGCGTCAGCCTATCCGGAGAAAGGCTTTCCCGTTACCGACGCCGGCGCGCATTGCGTTCTCTGCCAGCAGCCTCTCAGCAAAGAAGCCTCGAAACGCCTGAGCAGCTTCGAAGCCTTCGTCCAGGACGAGAGCAAGCGTCGAGAGGAAGAGGCCGAGAGGGTCTATGAGAAAGCACTGAAGGATGCCACGTCGAAGGGTATCGCGATGTCCGAACTCCCGACAATCATCACGCTAATCCGGGACGATCTTGGACAAGAGACCCTCGCCACATCGGTTCGTCGCGAGATTTTGGTTCTCGCATGGCGTCTGCGCGCCATCCTGCGCATGCATCGTTCCGAAACCGTTCCAATGTTGCCGCCGGCTGTTGCGCTTTCTGTCAATCCCTTGCGAAGCGCCCTTTCCGGTTTGGAGACCCGTATGAATGCCTTGAGGTCGGAGACAAATTCACCTCAGCGAATTGCGCTTATCGCCGAACGCGATGGGCTTGCCGATCGCAAATGGCTCGGCGTCGTTCTGCCCGATGTACTCGCACAGATCACTCGTCTCAAGACCATAGCGACTCTCGAAAAGGCAGGCAGGGACACGGCTACAAACAAGATCACCAAACAGAGCGCCCGGATTGCGCAGGCCCTCGTTACTAATCGCCTGCGTGGGCGTTTTGCGGTTGAAGTAGACAAGCTCGGCGTCGCAGGGCTCGCCATTGAGCTCCAGCAGGCAAAGACGACTGCCGGTGTCCCCTTCTTTCAGGTTCGGCTCATCAACAAGCCGAGCGAGCCAGTTGGGAAGGTTCTGAGCGAGGGCGAGCATCGCTGCGTAGCTCTCGCTGCGTTCTTGGCGGAACTCTCCACAATCGACGCGCAGTCCGCAATCGTGTTTGATGACCCCGTTTCGTCTCTCGATCATCTCCATCGTGATCGCGTAGCGACGCGCCTGGCCGAAGCCGGCAAGTCCCGACAGGTCGTAGTCTTTACTCACGACATGGCCTTCCTGCTGTTACTCGATGAAGCGTGTCGGGCTACCAAAGACCTCGAAGCTACACCCGTCACCTATCGCCTTGTCAGCAGAGGCGCCAACAATTCAGGCTTTTGCCATCAAGAACCACCCGCTACTGTCATGCCGCTAGACAAGGTGCTCGACGGCATGAAGTCGCACCTTTCCAACGTGACAATCCATTATGAACGCGGCGATCAAGCCAAGTGGTTGCGCGAGGTGACCTCTTTTCAGGACCAGTTGCGCACGACATGGGAGCGTGCCGTCGAGGAAGTCGTCGGGCCGGTGATCCGGCGACTGTCGCGTAAGGTCGATACCACCGGCCTCATTAAGCTCACCGCTCTCACTGATGGTGATTGCACGACGATGCGAGAGGCCTTTGGCAGATGCTCGGCGCTACTCCACAGCCAACCCGGCGAGATTAACCCGCGTATTCCCGCGCCGAGTGCCATCCAAACGGAAATCGAAACGTTGGAGAGATGGATCGCTAATATCCGAGTCCGACAGGAGAAGGTCGCATGA
- a CDS encoding IS3 family transposase (programmed frameshift) — protein sequence MGKVTRKRYAAEFKSRVALEAIRGELTLAELASKHGVHQTMIAQWKRQAIEGMAATFSGKTVAEPPVSPADVEKLHAKIGELLVERGFFTRCLCSVGRDQRRQMIDPKRARLPIIRQCTLLQLNRSRVYYRPVPQSEANLELMRLIDAQFLETPYYGSRQMTWHLRRLGHEVGRKRVRRLMAIMGLRAIYQKPRTTVPHPEHRKYPYLLRNLVINRPDQVWCSDITYIPMKRGFLYLVAIMDWFTRKVLSWRLSNTMDVEFCIEALQDALMRYGAPDIFNTDQGSQFTTPRFTGILEERQIRISMDGRGRWLDNVFIERLWRSLKYECVYLHAFETGSELRAGLGRWIAHYNERRPHTALAGRTPDEEYHNVPTPSGPGLTPDQMANSNAVRRAA from the exons ATGGGCAAGGTTACGCGGAAACGGTATGCGGCAGAGTTCAAGTCACGGGTTGCGCTGGAGGCGATCCGTGGGGAACTGACGCTGGCGGAACTGGCTTCGAAACATGGGGTACATCAGACGATGATCGCCCAGTGGAAACGGCAGGCGATCGAGGGGATGGCGGCGACCTTTTCCGGGAAGACGGTGGCTGAGCCCCCGGTCAGCCCAGCTGACGTGGAGAAACTGCACGCGAAGATAGGCGAACTTCTCGTGGAACGGG GATTTTTTACGCGATGCCTCTGCTCGGTTGGGCGTGATCAGAGGCGGCAGATGATTGACCCGAAGCGAGCGCGTCTGCCGATAATCCGGCAATGCACGCTGCTGCAACTCAACCGGTCGCGCGTCTACTATCGGCCTGTGCCACAGAGCGAGGCCAATCTGGAGCTGATGCGGCTGATCGACGCCCAGTTCTTGGAAACGCCCTATTATGGCTCACGGCAGATGACATGGCATCTGCGCCGCCTGGGACATGAAGTGGGCCGCAAGCGGGTCCGGCGGCTCATGGCGATCATGGGCCTGCGGGCGATCTACCAGAAGCCGCGCACGACCGTGCCCCATCCGGAGCATCGGAAATATCCATATCTTCTGCGGAATCTGGTCATCAATCGGCCTGACCAGGTCTGGTGTTCCGATATCACATATATTCCCATGAAACGGGGATTTCTCTATCTCGTGGCGATCATGGACTGGTTCACGCGCAAGGTCCTGTCCTGGCGTCTGTCGAACACGATGGACGTGGAGTTCTGTATCGAGGCGCTACAGGATGCCCTCATGCGCTATGGCGCCCCGGACATTTTCAATACTGACCAGGGGTCGCAATTTACGACACCCCGTTTCACCGGGATACTGGAAGAGCGTCAGATCCGCATCAGTATGGACGGGCGTGGGCGATGGCTGGATAACGTGTTCATCGAGCGTCTGTGGCGGTCGCTGAAATATGAATGCGTCTACCTGCACGCGTTCGAGACCGGATCAGAGCTGAGGGCCGGGCTTGGCAGATGGATCGCCCATTATAACGAAAGGCGTCCGCATACGGCGCTGGCTGGACGAACGCCCGATGAGGAGTATCATAACGTGCCGACGCCATCTGGTCCGGGGTTAACCCCGGACCAGATGGCCAACAGCAACGCCGTCAGAAGGGCGGCATAA
- a CDS encoding tetratricopeptide repeat-containing protein — MNEDSRAICFVVMGFGKKTDFESGRTIDLDATYEAIIEPAATKHNLRCIRADEIMHSGIIDTPMYEMLLQSDLVIADISTGNINAVYELGVRHALRPNCTIIMKEREGRLYFDLNHVNTFEYDHLGEDIGAREARRATRDLGVLIKEVMASGKTDSPVYTYLPRLMQPKLNEEEFSDLVDETEAAQESLSELMQKGEAAMKASNPEVAVNAFKAAAHLKGPDPFIIQQLALATYKAKKPSPLAALIASVQIINQLSPDISNDPETLGITGAIYKRLWHLTNDRPQLDAAIRYYGRGFEVRRDYYNGENLALCYEFRQGLQTDPDEALYDRLSARKIRTALLETLLLLIETPSFDERVDRRWVLATLANCAYALGKPQDGEQFEKRFMAEQPANWEIETYQESKMHVLSISSSDAQDKL, encoded by the coding sequence ATGAACGAAGATAGTCGTGCAATATGTTTTGTCGTGATGGGTTTCGGCAAGAAGACGGATTTTGAATCCGGGCGGACGATCGATTTGGATGCGACCTACGAGGCCATCATTGAACCCGCCGCAACCAAGCATAATTTACGGTGCATCAGGGCCGATGAAATCATGCACTCCGGCATCATTGATACGCCAATGTATGAGATGCTGCTTCAATCAGACCTCGTTATCGCCGATATCTCAACGGGTAACATCAACGCTGTCTACGAACTCGGCGTGCGGCATGCGCTGCGGCCAAACTGCACTATTATTATGAAGGAGCGTGAGGGTAGACTCTATTTCGATCTGAATCATGTCAATACCTTCGAGTACGATCATCTTGGTGAAGATATCGGAGCACGTGAAGCACGACGCGCCACCCGCGACTTGGGGGTTTTGATCAAGGAGGTCATGGCATCGGGCAAGACGGATAGTCCAGTTTACACTTATCTGCCCCGGCTCATGCAGCCCAAGCTTAACGAAGAAGAGTTTTCGGATTTAGTTGACGAGACTGAGGCTGCGCAGGAAAGCCTTTCAGAATTAATGCAAAAAGGGGAGGCCGCGATGAAGGCGAGCAACCCCGAGGTTGCGGTCAACGCATTTAAAGCGGCTGCCCATCTGAAGGGGCCAGATCCGTTCATCATCCAGCAACTGGCTTTGGCTACTTATAAAGCAAAAAAGCCTTCGCCCTTGGCTGCATTGATAGCCAGTGTGCAGATCATAAACCAGTTAAGTCCAGACATCTCCAACGATCCGGAGACGCTCGGTATTACTGGAGCTATATACAAACGCCTTTGGCACCTGACGAATGATCGTCCTCAGCTTGATGCCGCTATCCGTTACTATGGACGGGGTTTCGAAGTCAGACGGGACTACTATAATGGCGAAAATCTAGCACTCTGCTATGAATTTCGACAGGGGTTGCAGACCGATCCGGACGAGGCCCTTTATGATCGCCTGAGCGCACGGAAAATTCGCACGGCGCTGCTCGAAACCCTATTGCTCTTGATTGAAACACCATCCTTCGATGAGCGAGTCGACAGACGTTGGGTGTTGGCAACACTCGCAAACTGCGCATACGCTTTAGGTAAACCCCAAGACGGTGAGCAGTTTGAGAAAAGGTTTATGGCGGAGCAACCAGCAAATTGGGAAATCGAGACTTATCAGGAGTCCAAGATGCACGTCCTGAGCATATCTTCATCGGACGCGCAAGACAAATTATAG
- a CDS encoding TIR domain-containing protein gives MAKTKVFVSYDHSEDALYKYLLQAWDANEDFDFEFDSRGPNIPIDSDDSAVIKASLTKLLKSATHLLVIVGEKSSTSDWIGWEIARAKQDDIKLKLAAVKLNKTNITPAGLLNVGTSWATSFERDRIVDALKEAKVGY, from the coding sequence ATGGCAAAGACAAAAGTTTTCGTTAGCTATGATCATTCAGAGGACGCTTTATACAAATATCTTCTTCAAGCATGGGACGCCAATGAGGACTTCGACTTTGAGTTCGATAGTCGTGGTCCAAATATTCCAATCGATAGTGACGATTCAGCGGTGATTAAGGCATCTTTGACGAAGTTACTTAAATCTGCAACGCATCTGTTGGTGATTGTGGGTGAGAAGAGCAGTACCAGCGACTGGATAGGATGGGAGATCGCACGAGCCAAGCAGGATGACATCAAGCTTAAGTTAGCTGCGGTAAAACTGAATAAGACCAACATCACCCCTGCCGGTCTATTAAACGTCGGCACATCTTGGGCGACCAGCTTTGAACGAGACCGCATCGTCGATGCTCTCAAAGAGGCTAAAGTTGGATACTGA
- a CDS encoding IS3 family transposase (programmed frameshift), with protein MGKVTRKRYAAEFKSRVALEAIRGELTLAELASKHGVHQTMIAQWKRQAIEGMASLFSGKSVTEPSVSPADVEKLHAKIGQLLVERDFLRGCLCSVGRDQRRQMIDPKRARLPIIRQCTLLQLNRSRVYYRPVPQSEANLELMRLIDAQFLETPYYGSRQMTWHLRRLGHEVGRKRVRRLMAIMGLRAIYQKPRTTVPHPEHRKYPYLLRNLVINRPDQVWCSDITYIPMKRGFLYLVAIMDWFTRKVLSWRLSNTMDVEFCIEALQDALMRYGAPDIFNTDQGSQFTTPRFSGILEERQIRISMDGRGRWLDNVFIERLWRSLKYECVYLHAFETGSELRAGLGRWIAHYNQRRPHTALAGRTPDEEYHNVPTPSGPGLTPDQMANSNAVGRAA; from the exons ATGGGCAAGGTTACGCGGAAACGGTATGCGGCAGAGTTCAAGTCACGGGTTGCCCTGGAGGCGATCCGTGGGGAACTGACGCTGGCGGAGTTGGCGTCGAAACATGGCGTGCATCAGACGATGATCGCCCAATGGAAGCGCCAGGCGATCGAAGGCATGGCAAGCCTTTTTTCTGGTAAGTCAGTAACGGAACCTTCAGTCAGCCCTGCTGATGTAGAGAAACTGCACGCCAAGATCGGCCAGTTGCTGGTGGAACGGGATTTTTTGCGGG GATGCCTCTGCTCGGTTGGGCGTGATCAGAGGCGGCAGATGATTGACCCGAAGCGAGCGCGTCTGCCGATAATCCGGCAATGCACGCTGCTGCAACTCAACCGGTCGCGCGTCTACTATCGGCCTGTGCCACAGAGCGAGGCCAATCTGGAGCTGATGCGGCTGATCGACGCCCAGTTCTTGGAAACGCCCTATTATGGCTCACGGCAGATGACATGGCATCTGCGCCGCCTGGGACATGAAGTGGGCCGCAAGCGGGTCCGGCGGCTCATGGCGATCATGGGCCTGCGGGCGATCTACCAGAAGCCGCGCACGACCGTGCCCCATCCGGAGCATCGGAAATATCCATATCTTCTGCGGAATCTGGTCATCAATCGGCCTGACCAGGTCTGGTGTTCCGATATCACATATATTCCCATGAAACGGGGATTTCTCTATCTCGTGGCGATCATGGACTGGTTCACGCGCAAGGTCCTGTCCTGGCGTCTGTCGAACACGATGGACGTGGAGTTCTGTATCGAGGCGCTACAGGATGCCCTCATGCGCTATGGCGCCCCGGACATTTTCAATACTGACCAGGGGTCGCAATTTACGACACCCCGTTTCAGCGGGATACTGGAAGAGCGTCAGATCCGCATCAGCATGGATGGGCGCGGTCGCTGGCTGGACAACGTGTTCATCGAGCGTCTGTGGCGGTCGCTGAAATATGAATGCGTCTACCTGCACGCGTTCGAGACCGGATCAGAGCTGAGGGCCGGGCTTGGCAGATGGATCGCCCATTATAACCAAAGGCGTCCGCATACGGCGCTGGCTGGACGAACGCCCGATGAGGAGTATCATAACGTGCCGACGCCATCTGGTCCGGGGTTAACCCCGGACCAGATGGCCAACAGCAACGCCGTCGGAAGGGCGGCATAA